CTGCACCTTCGAATTACCCAAGACTCTCAGAAGCGATGCCGCGATTTCATTCTTACGTCGCCAGGAAGGTGTTAACTACGTCCCGCCTCATGTCTTCATTGACTTCCCCGGCCAAAGCGGAGATGCAGTCATCCGCGCCGCCGCTAACCTTGATCTGGACCTGGCGGGTCGGATCATGGGCATGGAATTACTCTGGTCGCCCCAGAGCGATTAGCTTCGTTCACTTGGTCACCTTTACGATCACCCTCTTCAGTCCCAATACCACGCGGGCCATTTTGTCGTAGTCGAGTTTGTCTGGGGTATCGTCCGCTTTGTGATTGTGCGGGTCGCGAAACGCAGCCGTGTCCGTCACCATGATGGCGGGCACCCCAATCTGCCAAAATGACCAATGATCCGACCACCCGACTCCTTCAATCCATCCCGGCAAAGAAGCGCCCTCGGAGGGGAAATGAGTTGTGAGTCGGAACTCCTCGATACAGTGTTGTAGCAACTCTCTCGATTTTGTGTCGCCGACAAAGGCAATGAAGTTACCCGTCTTCGGATACATCGATCCGATGGGCGCCGGGTATCTTTGGCTTCCCTCCTGGTCCGAGTAGTATCCGATCGTTTCGAGCGACATCATGCCGGCAATGGCAACATTTCGGCGTTGCAGTTGTCTGGCGAAAACCAGGCTTCCCATCTGCTCGCTTTGGAAATAAGGGGGCTCCTCGTTCGGAAAGAAAACGAACATGATCGACACACCCGGTGACTCGTTCTTCAGAATCCGACCCAACTCCAGCAGGGCTGCGACGCCGGAGGCATTGTCGTTCGCGCCCGGAGTCCCCACAGCGGAATCGTAGTGCGCTCCAACGATGAACGTCTTCCGCGGTGTAGATGTGCCTTCGAGGCTGCTATAGAGAATGCGAGCCTTCTTGCCGGATATGTCGTACGTTTCTTCCGAAATGCTATATCCCCGCGACTCCATGGTCTGTCGGATGTAATCGGCGGCTTGATTTAGTGCATCGTAGTGCTGCAGGTTTCGTTCGCCGATCGTCCCCGCCAAGGTCTCGACATGCGTCTTCAGATTGTCCCGAATGCGGCCCTGGTACGCGTCCAGCGGTTCCAAACGTCCGGAATACGATCTCCCAGGCATTCGAACTCCGATGCGTACCCAATGCACCAGGTACGCCAACCCGACGATCACCGCAACGATTATCAGGACCTTCGGGCGAAATAGCTTTCTGATCATCTGGATTTCCTGTGGCTTGATTTATACACCGCGCATCGATTGTCGATGAGCCAAAGGTACAACGGGGCAGGGTCCTTGGAATGTACTAAGGCGATTACTCACCCCCAAAACTTCTGGTTTGCTTCTACAATGAAAAAATCTTAGTCCTTTGAATCAGGGGCGTCGTATTCATGGATAAGTTCGTCATTCGCGGTGGCAATCCCCTTCTCGGTACAATCCGCATCAGCGGCGCAAAGAACGCGGCTCTGCCCGCCATGGCCGCTGCCTTACTCACGGACGAAACAGTCGTTTTAGAGAACATCCCGCAGGTCCGCGACATTGTTACCGAACGAAATCTGCTGGCCGCCATGGGCGCCCAGGTTGAACTTGGATATGGGCGTGCCCAGCACCGCACCACCATCAACTGCGGAACTGTGAAGTCCCCGGAAGCTTCCTACGAACTTGTTAAGACCATGCGCGCCTCTACCCTTGTCCTTGGCCCTCTTGTTGCCAAGTTCGGCAAAGCCCGGGTTTCTATGCCCGGAGGGTGCGCTATTGGCGCGCGTCCAATCGACTTGCACATCAAGGGGCTCGAGCGGCTCGGCGCGAACATCACCCAGGACCACGGTTACGTGGAAGCTTCCGGCAAACTCACCGGCGGACATATACTTTTCGACAAGATCACCGTGACGGGGACGGAAGACCTGCTTATGGCTGCGACCCTGGCCGACGGTGAAACGGTGATGGAAAACTGCGCGCGCGAGCCTGAGGTGGTTGATCTCGCCGAACTGTTGATCAAAATGGGCGCCAGGATCGAGGGGCACGGCACCTCGACCATCAAGATTCGCGGTGTATCGCGACTTGGCGGTGCCAGGCATCGCATCATACCGGACCGAATTGAGGCGGGCACCTTCATCATCGCCGGAGCCATCACTGGTGGCGATCTCAACGTTGCCGGATGTGACCCCAACCACATCTCTGCGCTTCTCAATAAACTCGAGGAAGCCGGCGTCAAACTACAGAGAACCCACGATTCTGTTCGCGTGATTGGCACTGGTGCTTCGTTCCAGTCGGCCGACGTGACCACCGAGGAACACCCCGGATT
This region of Terriglobales bacterium genomic DNA includes:
- the murA gene encoding UDP-N-acetylglucosamine 1-carboxyvinyltransferase → MDKFVIRGGNPLLGTIRISGAKNAALPAMAAALLTDETVVLENIPQVRDIVTERNLLAAMGAQVELGYGRAQHRTTINCGTVKSPEASYELVKTMRASTLVLGPLVAKFGKARVSMPGGCAIGARPIDLHIKGLERLGANITQDHGYVEASGKLTGGHILFDKITVTGTEDLLMAATLADGETVMENCAREPEVVDLAELLIKMGARIEGHGTSTIKIRGVSRLGGARHRIIPDRIEAGTFIIAGAITGGDLNVAGCDPNHISALLNKLEEAGVKLQRTHDSVRVIGTGASFQSADVTTEEHPGFATDMQAQYMALMTQSEGTSIITENIFENRFMHAQELVRMGANIKIEGRRAIVRGKSPLSGSAVLASDLRASASLVLAALVAEGETIIDRVYHIDRGYERIEEKLRGVGAEIKRMGEMFPKRAAVPVAHS
- a CDS encoding M28 family peptidase, with the translated sequence MIRKLFRPKVLIIVAVIVGLAYLVHWVRIGVRMPGRSYSGRLEPLDAYQGRIRDNLKTHVETLAGTIGERNLQHYDALNQAADYIRQTMESRGYSISEETYDISGKKARILYSSLEGTSTPRKTFIVGAHYDSAVGTPGANDNASGVAALLELGRILKNESPGVSIMFVFFPNEEPPYFQSEQMGSLVFARQLQRRNVAIAGMMSLETIGYYSDQEGSQRYPAPIGSMYPKTGNFIAFVGDTKSRELLQHCIEEFRLTTHFPSEGASLPGWIEGVGWSDHWSFWQIGVPAIMVTDTAAFRDPHNHKADDTPDKLDYDKMARVVLGLKRVIVKVTK